Proteins encoded within one genomic window of Thermomicrobiales bacterium:
- the dnaA gene encoding chromosomal replication initiator protein DnaA, with translation MQMQARQLWQAVLGDMQTRLPRNAFDNWLRPTTLVAFEDDLATVAAPNTFSASTLQSRYADQIQRILANIVGRPVRVEFIVQSDAEPDDAMLDPALFAPSIPQLPDRNTQSANRGRGNARANRNQRSVDQQLTLAPAAPLPAAHNLNPRYVFETYVVGKSNVFAHAAAQAVAEHPGEQYNPLYIYGGVGLGKTHLLHAIGHKALSIRPSLRVVYVSSEKFTNDLIEAIRSQRMDEFRARYRTIDLLMIDDIQFIGGKDSTQEEFFHTFNTLYQGSKQLVISSDRQPSQIAGLEDRLRSRFEGGLTADVQLPDFEMRIAILREKADEMGVKLDDEVIEYIAHRDKTNIRELEGAFNKVLAVERLQGRALTLQAAIDTLSDGRATARKADITNDDVIATVADKCGVTSEAMKGRNRAQEIVMPRQIAMYLMREETGASLAEIGRALGGRDHTTVIHGIEKIEARLQEDPALRTRVIAIREALLTAP, from the coding sequence ATGCAGATGCAGGCCAGACAACTCTGGCAGGCAGTGCTGGGTGATATGCAGACCCGGCTGCCGCGAAATGCCTTCGACAATTGGCTGCGGCCTACCACTCTCGTGGCATTCGAGGACGATCTCGCCACGGTGGCCGCACCCAATACCTTTAGCGCATCCACGCTGCAGTCCCGCTACGCTGATCAGATTCAACGGATCCTGGCCAACATTGTCGGCCGTCCGGTGCGGGTCGAGTTCATCGTGCAGAGCGACGCTGAACCAGACGATGCCATGCTCGATCCGGCGTTGTTCGCGCCATCGATTCCACAACTGCCGGATCGAAACACGCAATCGGCCAATCGCGGACGCGGCAACGCCCGCGCCAACCGGAACCAGCGATCGGTCGACCAGCAACTCACATTGGCGCCGGCTGCCCCGCTGCCGGCGGCGCATAACCTGAACCCGCGCTATGTCTTCGAAACCTACGTCGTGGGCAAGTCGAACGTGTTTGCCCATGCCGCGGCGCAGGCAGTGGCGGAGCATCCCGGCGAGCAGTACAACCCGCTCTATATCTATGGGGGCGTCGGGCTCGGTAAGACGCACCTGCTGCATGCCATCGGCCACAAAGCCCTGTCCATTCGCCCAAGCTTGCGGGTGGTCTATGTCTCATCGGAGAAGTTCACGAACGACTTGATCGAAGCCATCCGCTCGCAACGGATGGACGAGTTTCGCGCGCGCTATCGCACCATCGATCTCCTGATGATCGACGACATCCAATTCATTGGGGGGAAGGACAGTACGCAGGAAGAGTTCTTCCACACCTTCAACACGCTCTACCAGGGGAGCAAGCAGCTGGTGATCTCGAGCGACCGCCAGCCGAGCCAGATTGCAGGACTGGAAGATCGGCTCCGTTCCCGTTTCGAAGGCGGCTTGACGGCCGATGTGCAGTTGCCCGATTTCGAGATGCGGATCGCCATCTTGCGCGAGAAAGCCGACGAGATGGGCGTCAAACTGGACGACGAGGTCATCGAATACATCGCTCACCGGGACAAGACCAACATCCGCGAACTCGAAGGGGCCTTCAACAAGGTGCTCGCGGTCGAGCGCCTGCAGGGCCGAGCGCTGACGCTCCAGGCCGCGATCGATACGCTCTCAGATGGCCGCGCTACCGCCCGCAAGGCAGACATCACCAACGACGACGTCATTGCAACGGTGGCGGACAAGTGCGGGGTGACCAGCGAGGCGATGAAGGGGCGCAACCGGGCGCAGGAGATCGTGATGCCCCGGCAGATCGCCATGTATCTTATGCGAGAGGAGACTGGCGCCTCGCTGGCCGAAATCGGACGGGCGCTCGGCGGACGCGACCACACAACCGTGATTCACGGGATCGAGAAGATCGAAGCCCGCTTGCAGGAAGACCCGGCGTTGCGCACACGGGTCATCGCCATTCGCGAGGCGCTGCTGACCGCGCCATAG
- a CDS encoding nucleotidyltransferase domain-containing protein produces MNPIIEANKPEIIALCRKYGVIKLDLFGSATGPDWDPETSDFDFVVDFDKHRTGIFVRFIDFGDEMERLLGRRVDLVSEKRMKPRFRRAVDDTRVALLA; encoded by the coding sequence ATGAACCCGATCATCGAAGCCAACAAACCCGAGATCATCGCGCTCTGCCGCAAGTACGGCGTCATCAAGCTCGACCTGTTCGGTTCGGCCACCGGGCCCGACTGGGACCCGGAAACGAGCGACTTCGACTTCGTGGTGGATTTTGACAAGCACCGCACAGGGATTTTCGTTCGTTTCATAGATTTCGGTGACGAGATGGAGCGATTGCTTGGTCGTCGCGTCGATCTAGTATCGGAAAAGCGGATGAAACCAAGGTTTCGCCGGGCGGTTGACGATACTCGGGTCGCGCTCCTTGCATAG
- a CDS encoding helix-turn-helix domain-containing protein → MSTQPTDENLEIVPAGGWLSIREACAFLGVDQSTLRRWTNDGRVPVFKTPGGHRRYAREDLRALVVGNPRKTTKSRVSRQELTSRTLSAYQDDYLKTAREQKWFRAFGATSQEEHRRIGRRLVDLAIRYAATPGQQEDRAELLDEGREIGVHYGTSSARAGLSTSETIEVFLYFRYPVVKALLDVIEKEGLPARRASRLFIGIDDFIDEVLVAMIRAHGEASGAEPRNGDRPDDSAIP, encoded by the coding sequence ATGTCTACGCAACCGACCGACGAAAACCTGGAAATCGTTCCCGCTGGAGGGTGGCTCTCGATTCGAGAGGCCTGCGCGTTCCTTGGCGTCGATCAGTCCACCCTGCGCCGTTGGACGAATGATGGCCGTGTGCCGGTTTTCAAGACGCCTGGTGGTCACCGGCGATATGCGCGTGAGGACTTGCGCGCGTTGGTGGTAGGCAATCCGCGGAAGACCACCAAGTCACGCGTGAGCCGGCAAGAGCTCACGAGCCGAACGCTCTCTGCCTATCAGGACGACTACCTCAAGACCGCGCGAGAGCAAAAATGGTTTCGCGCCTTCGGAGCGACCTCTCAGGAAGAGCATCGCAGAATCGGGCGTCGCCTCGTCGATCTTGCCATTCGCTATGCAGCCACTCCGGGTCAGCAGGAAGATCGCGCCGAGTTGCTGGACGAAGGGCGCGAGATTGGAGTGCATTACGGCACATCCAGCGCCCGGGCCGGCTTGAGCACCAGCGAGACGATCGAGGTCTTTCTCTACTTTCGGTATCCGGTGGTCAAGGCGCTGCTGGACGTCATCGAGAAGGAAGGGCTGCCCGCCCGCCGGGCATCGCGGCTCTTCATCGGCATCGATGATTTCATCGATGAAGTCCTGGTTGCCATGATCCGCGCCCATGGTGAAGCATCGGGCGCCGAACCCCGAAATGGCGACCGCCCAGACGACAGCGCGATCCCGTGA
- a CDS encoding HepT-like ribonuclease domain-containing protein — protein sequence MTILGSRSLHRSAVDALLDLLDFCAEIEEFSQDRDTGDESLERMRYLAIERLFELLGESMKRALSADPTLEQQLPYARQIISMRNRLAHEYDNIDLDTIWDAADNHVPLLSRQVSEHLVELGIIAAP from the coding sequence TTGACGATACTCGGGTCGCGCTCCTTGCATAGGTCAGCCGTAGACGCTCTCCTGGACCTCCTTGATTTCTGTGCTGAGATCGAGGAGTTCTCGCAAGACCGGGACACCGGAGACGAGTCACTCGAGCGAATGCGCTACCTCGCCATCGAGCGCTTGTTCGAGCTCCTGGGTGAATCGATGAAACGAGCGCTGTCAGCTGACCCAACGCTGGAGCAGCAGTTGCCCTACGCTCGCCAGATCATTTCCATGCGAAACCGATTAGCGCATGAGTATGACAACATCGATCTGGACACCATCTGGGATGCGGCTGACAACCATGTGCCTTTGCTCTCGCGCCAGGTGTCGGAGCACCTGGTGGAATTGGGGATCATTGCCGCGCCTTGA
- a CDS encoding mandelate racemase/muconate lactonizing enzyme family protein, producing the protein MKVTKVETIWLEEFTNVLWIQIHTDEGLIGLGETFFGVRAVEAYVHETIAPYLLGKDPLQIDLHGRQLYGYVGYRSSGVEMRGNSALDIALWDLLGQAAGQPIYQLLGGKSRETVRTYNTCAGYRYIRNVSAQLVDNWGLDRQHLDGPYEDLDGFLHRADELALSLLEQGITGMKIWPFDPYAEASGGLYISNPDLEKALEPFRKIRSAVGNQMDIMVEFHSLWNLPTARKIARALEEFEPFWYEDPIKADNIDALADFAASTAVPTTVSETLATRWSFREVMQANAAGVIMLDLSWCGGISEAKKIAGMAEAFQLPVAPHDCTGPVVLVASTHLSLNATNALVQESVRAFYTGWYKELVTDLPIIDNGYMDLPAKPGLGTELVPGLRDRPDAHVRVSAL; encoded by the coding sequence ATGAAAGTCACGAAGGTCGAAACGATCTGGCTCGAGGAGTTCACGAATGTCCTCTGGATTCAGATCCACACCGACGAAGGGTTGATCGGCCTCGGAGAGACGTTCTTCGGCGTGCGCGCTGTCGAAGCCTATGTCCACGAGACCATCGCGCCCTATCTCCTGGGCAAAGATCCGTTGCAGATCGATCTTCATGGCCGTCAGCTCTATGGCTATGTCGGCTACCGGTCGAGCGGGGTGGAAATGCGCGGAAACTCCGCGCTCGACATCGCGCTATGGGATCTGCTTGGCCAAGCCGCCGGACAGCCGATTTACCAACTGCTTGGCGGCAAATCACGCGAGACCGTCCGCACCTACAACACGTGTGCTGGCTATCGCTATATCCGCAACGTCTCGGCCCAGCTCGTCGACAATTGGGGACTCGACCGTCAGCACCTCGATGGACCCTACGAAGACCTGGACGGTTTTCTTCACCGTGCCGATGAACTTGCGCTGAGCCTGCTCGAGCAAGGCATCACCGGCATGAAAATCTGGCCGTTCGATCCCTATGCCGAGGCGAGTGGCGGGCTCTACATCTCGAATCCCGATCTCGAGAAGGCTCTCGAACCGTTCCGCAAGATTCGCTCGGCGGTTGGCAATCAGATGGACATCATGGTCGAGTTCCACTCGCTTTGGAACCTGCCCACCGCCAGGAAGATCGCTCGCGCGTTGGAGGAGTTCGAGCCGTTCTGGTACGAGGATCCCATCAAGGCAGACAACATCGATGCCTTGGCCGACTTTGCCGCGTCGACCGCTGTCCCCACCACCGTGAGCGAAACGCTTGCCACGCGCTGGTCGTTCCGTGAGGTTATGCAGGCCAACGCCGCCGGAGTGATCATGCTCGATCTCTCCTGGTGCGGCGGTATCTCCGAGGCCAAGAAGATCGCCGGCATGGCCGAGGCGTTCCAGCTCCCGGTTGCCCCGCACGATTGCACCGGGCCGGTTGTGCTGGTGGCGTCTACCCATCTCTCGCTCAACGCAACCAATGCCCTGGTGCAGGAATCGGTGCGCGCCTTCTATACCGGCTGGTACAAGGAGCTCGTCACCGACCTGCCGATCATCGACAACGGTTACATGGATCTTCCCGCCAAACCGGGGCTCGGAACCGAGCTCGTACCGGGACTCCGCGATCGCCCGGACGCTCATGTGCGCGTTTCAGCGCTCTAG